A single window of Pirellulales bacterium DNA harbors:
- a CDS encoding pitrilysin family protein produces MRYAPQRFSLLMTLFALTVLTHSGPARAAAPAAKPAEAAPAEKAPASEGKLFDYREITLDNGLKVITLEDFSCPIVNVQVWYHVGSKDENPERQGFAHMFEHMMFRGTERLGPTDHMDLVRQAGGDCNAYTSFDQTVYHETLAAHQLELALWLEADRMSALKIDQNSFDTERKVVEEERRMGLNSPFGTVMEKVMAEVFQQHPYRWTPIGKIPHLRSAAVQELRDFWMRYYVPNNATLIVAGAVKHAEAQQLAKRHFSWIPRGHDLPRVAIEEPWPAAGRTVTITEDNAPAPIVGVLFRTVPISHPDHVPLALLTKVLVGDDSSRLYRSLVAEKKVAVQAIDISQALEQEGLFFAGAIIPPFGAKPEAAMQALEEQIEKLRTGPISEHELLKARNQSLRAEVMQTLTVEGKASALGAAAVLEGNPARANDALNDIRRVTVEDLQRVARTYLIPERQINVKIPASARATAKKNAEEDAPITATPEDQSPRPGRPGVTRPQGYFPAPPLAAPLDVAPPPLVYSTHTLDNGLKVMIVPNHEVPFVSATLGLLAGGWTDEKPGTASMTLDMLTKGTKQHNEEQLADELGTYAINLAGTASMDSARVSASCLTEELERTLGLLGEAVREPTFPADEFDNNRDQTLTSLKVSSREPAYVARRELRRKLYGEHPYARTATGEVSNVEALKLDDLPAWWNKFARPDMAVLILAGDIDDARGLSLAKKIFGDWNAEGEKPDVKVAEPPAASATRIFLVDRDALTQSQIQVGQLGITRHDPRYAASRVIDGYFGGAFSSRLNETIRVKRGLTYGANGGFHAQRFAGDFTVTTFSKTESTADALAAVFDEIRRLKSEPPTADELRKTKAYLVGNFPMDRETPFQMAGELWLLETNKLPPTYFEQELRTVATASEPDCVKLIDGVVHPERMVVVVVGSAEKLKEGLEKIAPVTVVEATE; encoded by the coding sequence ATGCGATACGCACCCCAGAGATTCTCTCTGTTGATGACCCTTTTCGCGCTGACTGTGCTGACGCACAGCGGTCCGGCACGCGCCGCAGCCCCCGCGGCCAAGCCTGCCGAGGCAGCGCCGGCTGAGAAGGCGCCAGCCAGCGAAGGCAAGCTGTTCGACTATCGCGAGATCACTCTCGACAACGGCCTGAAGGTCATCACGCTGGAAGACTTTTCCTGCCCGATCGTCAATGTGCAAGTCTGGTATCACGTCGGCTCGAAGGACGAGAATCCCGAGCGGCAGGGCTTTGCGCACATGTTCGAGCACATGATGTTCCGCGGTACCGAGCGGCTCGGTCCGACCGACCACATGGACCTGGTGCGCCAGGCCGGCGGCGATTGCAACGCCTATACGTCTTTCGATCAAACAGTCTATCACGAGACGTTGGCCGCCCATCAGTTGGAGCTGGCGCTGTGGCTCGAGGCCGATCGCATGTCGGCTCTGAAAATCGATCAGAACTCGTTCGACACAGAGCGCAAGGTGGTCGAAGAAGAACGCCGCATGGGACTCAACAGCCCGTTCGGCACGGTCATGGAAAAAGTCATGGCCGAGGTTTTTCAGCAGCATCCTTATCGCTGGACGCCGATCGGCAAGATTCCGCATTTGCGTTCCGCGGCTGTGCAGGAGCTGCGCGATTTCTGGATGCGCTACTATGTGCCCAACAACGCCACGCTGATCGTCGCCGGGGCGGTCAAGCATGCCGAGGCGCAACAGCTGGCCAAACGGCATTTCAGCTGGATCCCGCGCGGGCATGATCTACCGCGAGTCGCTATCGAAGAACCCTGGCCCGCCGCCGGGCGCACCGTGACGATCACCGAAGACAATGCCCCCGCGCCGATCGTCGGCGTGCTGTTTCGCACCGTACCCATTTCGCACCCGGACCACGTGCCGTTGGCCCTGCTGACCAAGGTTCTGGTCGGCGACGACAGCAGCCGGCTGTATCGCTCGCTGGTGGCGGAAAAGAAAGTAGCCGTGCAGGCGATCGATATTTCGCAAGCGCTCGAGCAGGAAGGGCTGTTTTTTGCCGGCGCCATCATCCCTCCGTTCGGCGCCAAGCCCGAGGCCGCTATGCAGGCGCTGGAAGAGCAGATCGAAAAGCTGCGCACCGGCCCGATCAGCGAGCACGAGCTGTTGAAGGCTCGTAATCAATCGCTGCGCGCCGAGGTGATGCAGACGCTGACCGTCGAAGGAAAGGCCTCGGCCCTGGGGGCTGCCGCGGTACTCGAAGGAAACCCGGCCCGCGCCAATGACGCGCTGAACGATATCCGCCGCGTCACGGTCGAGGATCTGCAGCGCGTGGCCCGCACGTACTTGATCCCCGAGCGACAGATCAACGTAAAAATCCCAGCCAGCGCCCGCGCAACGGCCAAGAAAAACGCCGAAGAAGACGCCCCCATCACAGCCACGCCCGAGGATCAGTCCCCGCGCCCGGGCCGGCCTGGCGTAACGCGGCCGCAAGGATATTTCCCGGCGCCACCGCTAGCGGCTCCGCTCGATGTCGCGCCGCCGCCGCTGGTGTACAGCACGCACACGCTCGATAACGGCCTGAAGGTGATGATCGTTCCGAACCACGAAGTGCCGTTTGTCAGCGCCACGTTGGGCCTGCTGGCCGGCGGTTGGACCGACGAAAAGCCCGGCACCGCCTCGATGACGCTCGACATGCTCACCAAGGGAACCAAGCAGCACAACGAAGAACAACTGGCCGACGAACTGGGCACCTACGCCATCAACCTGGCGGGCACCGCCAGCATGGACTCGGCACGAGTCTCTGCCAGCTGTCTGACCGAAGAGCTGGAACGGACCCTAGGGCTGCTCGGTGAAGCGGTGCGCGAGCCGACATTCCCGGCCGACGAGTTCGACAACAACCGCGACCAGACGCTGACCAGTCTGAAAGTTTCTTCGCGCGAGCCGGCTTATGTCGCCCGCCGCGAGCTGCGCCGCAAATTGTACGGAGAACATCCCTACGCCCGCACCGCCACGGGCGAGGTTTCGAACGTCGAAGCACTGAAGCTCGATGATCTGCCGGCCTGGTGGAATAAGTTCGCCCGCCCCGATATGGCCGTGCTGATCCTGGCCGGAGATATCGACGACGCGCGTGGGCTGTCCCTGGCCAAGAAGATCTTCGGCGACTGGAACGCCGAGGGAGAGAAGCCCGACGTTAAGGTGGCAGAGCCCCCGGCGGCCAGCGCCACGCGCATCTTTCTGGTCGACCGCGACGCGTTGACACAAAGCCAGATCCAGGTCGGCCAGCTCGGCATCACGCGGCACGATCCGCGCTATGCGGCCAGCCGCGTGATCGACGGTTATTTCGGCGGCGCGTTTTCCAGCCGGCTGAACGAGACCATCCGCGTCAAGCGCGGGCTGACCTACGGCGCCAACGGCGGCTTCCACGCCCAGCGGTTCGCCGGAGATTTCACGGTCACCACGTTCAGCAAGACCGAATCGACAGCCGATGCCCTGGCGGCCGTATTTGACGAGATCCGCCGCTTGAAGAGCGAGCCCCCCACGGCCGACGAGCTGCGCAAGACCAAGGCCTACCTGGTGGGCAACTTTCCGATGGACCGCGAAACCCCCTTCCAGATGGCCGGCGAGCTGTGGCTGTTGGAAACCAACAAACTGCCCCCCACCTACTTCGAGCAGGAGCTGCGCACCGTAGCCACGGCCAGCGAGCCCGACTGCGTCAAGCTGATCGACGGAGTGGTCCACCCGGAGCGAATGGTAGTAGTCGTCGTTGGCAGCGCCGAGAAGCTAAAAGAAGGCCTGGAAAAAATCGCCCCGGTCACGGTTGTTGAGGCGACGGAGTGA
- a CDS encoding redoxin domain-containing protein, which translates to MRHSWHSLALVVLALPSIATAAPPNAAPTKVASFTLKDYHGQPFELDKAANGKVVVLAFLGTECPLAKLYAPRLAQLANDYQSRGVVFVGIDSNRQDAATEIAAYARQHGLEFPILKDLNQVVADQVGATRTPEIVVLDASRIVRYRGRIDDQYGLVKDAGYQRKEPTRRDLATALDEVLAGKTVSRPTTEVSGCLIGRDRKPAAHSDVTYSNQVARILNDNCVFCHRQGQIAPFTLTSYEDAAGWASMIEEVVGTGRMPPWHADPHFGHFKNDARLSDSDKATIARWVAAGAPEGNPKDLSKPPKFADGWMIPEPDEVVYMADKPYDAPATGVVEYQMFSVDPGWTEDKWISAIEPRPGNPAIVHHILIFAIAPDGRGPGGLGTGNDFVAAFAPGLRPEPLPTGMARKVAAGSKLVFQMHYTPNGTTQQDRSYLGIKFADPKTVKQEVVVTSAVNFVFQIPPGADDFGVKSRYIFKKDTTLLTLMPHMHLRGKAFRYDVTYPDGKNETILSVPQYDFGWQTNYRLAEPKLLPTGTRMDCVAEFDNSDHNLNNPDSKATVGFGDQTFEEMMIGFFEVADPHQDLTKPLGQQENVREPSRVEQFLIVMKATGGDPDDNLKAATHMALTDAQWFGRFGFILPVTVPQVDRVCMTAIDDGKLVQKFGPFQGQLREQDGKAAPPPDTIRSVLPTVDVAGEPLADYAQGDKPVAITDLSKVKGALFEKMAARGAKSSLHVPVTLSGKRATINFWSTDPAAFPQPAVQLLSALSQAMAAPKPQAGQQAAAE; encoded by the coding sequence GCTCTACGCGCCGCGCTTGGCCCAACTGGCCAACGACTATCAGTCGCGGGGCGTCGTGTTCGTGGGCATTGACTCCAATCGTCAGGACGCGGCGACCGAGATAGCGGCCTATGCCCGCCAACACGGCCTGGAGTTCCCGATCCTCAAGGATCTGAACCAGGTGGTGGCCGATCAGGTCGGCGCCACGCGCACGCCCGAAATCGTGGTGCTGGATGCCTCGCGCATAGTGCGCTACCGCGGCCGGATTGACGATCAATACGGACTGGTGAAGGACGCCGGCTATCAACGCAAAGAACCGACGCGTCGCGACCTGGCCACGGCGCTCGACGAAGTGCTGGCTGGCAAAACGGTCAGCCGGCCCACGACCGAGGTCAGCGGCTGCTTGATCGGCCGCGATCGCAAGCCCGCGGCCCACAGCGACGTCACCTATTCGAACCAGGTGGCGCGGATCCTCAACGACAACTGCGTCTTCTGCCATCGTCAGGGACAGATCGCTCCCTTTACGCTCACCAGTTACGAAGACGCCGCCGGTTGGGCCAGCATGATCGAAGAAGTGGTTGGCACTGGACGCATGCCCCCATGGCATGCCGATCCGCATTTCGGCCATTTCAAGAACGATGCGCGGTTGAGCGACAGCGACAAGGCGACGATCGCACGCTGGGTCGCCGCCGGCGCGCCCGAAGGCAATCCCAAAGACCTGTCCAAGCCGCCGAAGTTTGCCGACGGCTGGATGATCCCCGAGCCGGATGAAGTCGTCTACATGGCCGACAAGCCCTACGATGCGCCGGCTACCGGCGTTGTTGAATATCAAATGTTCTCAGTCGATCCGGGCTGGACCGAGGATAAATGGATCAGCGCCATTGAGCCGCGGCCGGGCAACCCGGCGATCGTGCATCACATCCTGATCTTCGCGATCGCGCCCGATGGGCGAGGCCCGGGCGGCCTTGGCACGGGCAACGACTTTGTGGCGGCTTTCGCCCCCGGGTTGCGGCCCGAGCCGCTGCCAACCGGTATGGCGCGCAAGGTGGCTGCCGGATCAAAGCTCGTCTTCCAAATGCACTATACGCCCAATGGTACGACGCAGCAGGACCGCAGCTATCTGGGTATCAAGTTTGCCGACCCCAAGACTGTGAAGCAAGAAGTCGTGGTCACGAGCGCCGTGAACTTCGTGTTTCAGATTCCACCCGGCGCCGATGATTTTGGAGTCAAGTCGCGCTACATCTTCAAGAAAGACACGACGCTGCTGACGCTGATGCCGCACATGCACCTGCGCGGCAAGGCGTTTCGCTACGACGTGACTTATCCGGATGGCAAGAACGAAACGATCCTCTCGGTGCCGCAATACGATTTCGGCTGGCAGACCAATTACCGCTTGGCCGAGCCAAAGCTGCTGCCCACCGGCACCCGCATGGACTGCGTGGCCGAGTTCGACAATTCGGACCACAACCTGAACAATCCGGACTCGAAGGCCACAGTCGGTTTCGGTGACCAGACCTTCGAAGAGATGATGATTGGCTTCTTCGAGGTTGCCGATCCGCATCAAGATCTGACGAAGCCGCTGGGCCAGCAAGAGAACGTACGCGAGCCGTCGCGCGTCGAGCAGTTCTTGATCGTCATGAAAGCCACGGGAGGCGATCCTGACGACAACCTGAAGGCCGCCACGCACATGGCGTTGACAGACGCCCAATGGTTCGGACGCTTCGGCTTTATCTTGCCGGTCACTGTGCCACAGGTCGACCGGGTGTGCATGACGGCGATCGACGACGGCAAGCTGGTGCAAAAGTTTGGACCGTTCCAAGGCCAACTCCGCGAACAAGACGGTAAGGCAGCCCCGCCGCCTGACACCATCCGCAGCGTGCTCCCCACGGTCGACGTCGCCGGCGAGCCCTTGGCAGATTACGCCCAAGGGGACAAGCCGGTGGCCATCACCGACCTGTCGAAAGTCAAAGGTGCGCTCTTCGAGAAGATGGCCGCACGTGGGGCCAAGTCCAGCTTGCACGTGCCGGTAACGCTCTCGGGCAAGCGTGCCACGATCAACTTCTGGAGCACCGACCCGGCTGCCTTCCCGCAGCCGGCGGTGCAACTGCTGTCGGCATTATCGCAGGCCATGGCGGCGCCCAAGCCGCAGGCCGGGCAGCAGGCCGCCGCCGAATAA